GCAAGGCCAAGCGGATCGATGACAGGCGGCCCAAATAACGCCCAAGAAAAGAGGGATATAACATATGAAAAAGAGCAATTCCGCTAAAGAGGCAACGGCCTTGAACTTCTCTGATTCCGGAAGAAAATCGGAAGAAGCCCGGCCCTTGACGAAGCAGATCATTTCCGGCAACGAGGCTATCGCCCTGGGCTTCGGCGATTCCGGGGGGGTCTTCGCCTCCGGTTATCCCGGAACGCCCAGTACCGAAACCCTGGAAGAGGTGGCCCGCCTCGGCGAGGTCTACTGCGAGTGGGCCCCCAACGAGAAGGTCGCCCTGGAGTCGGCCATCGGAGCTTCAATAGCCGGCGGCAGGGCCTTGTCCACCATGAAGCACGTCGGGGTCAATGTGGCCGCCGATCCGCTGTTGACCCTCAATCACACCGGCGTCAATGCCGGCCTGATTCTCATGGTGTCGGACGATCCGGGGATGCACTCCTCCCAGAACGAGCAGGACAGCCGCAACTACGCCAAATTCGCCAAGATCCCGATGCTCGACCCGGCAAACTCCCAGGAAGCCTACGACTTCGTCCGGGCCGGCTTCGAGATCTCCGAGCAGTTCGACGCCCCGGTGATGCTGCGCACCACCACCCGCATCTCCCATGCCAAGGGACTGGTCCAGCCGAAGGAGAAGATCGAGCCGAAGATCGGCGAATGGGTCAAGGACGTGCCCAAATACGTCATGCTCCCCAATTTTGCCCGGATCAAGCATCCCCAGATCGAAGAGCGCCTCCTGAAGCTTCAGGAGTTCGCAGAAACCTCGGAGCTCAACCGGATCGAGATGGGCGACAAGGATCTCGGCATCATCACCTCCGGCATTTCGTATCAGCACGTCAAGGAGGCCTTTCCCAACGCTTCGGTGCTGAAGCTGGGCCTGGTTCACCCCCTGCCCCCTAAGAAAATCAAAGAGTTCGCCGGGAGCGTCAAGCGCCTCATGGTGGTTGAGGAACTCGATGCTATTTTCGAAGAACAGATCCGGGCCATGGGGATTCGGGTCGATATCGGCAAGAACAAAATTTCCTACTGCGGCGAGGTCAATGCTGAAATCATCCGGGCCGCCGCCGGCGAGTCCGTGAGTGCAAAGGCCATGGCTCCGGTCGAGAAGCTGCCCGCACGCCCACCCGTCTTCTGCTCAGGCTGTGCTCACCGAGGCCTTTTCACCATTCTGGCCAAGCTCAAGACCTTCGTCTCGGGCGACATCGGGTGCTATACCCTCGGCGCCCTGCCGCCGATGAATGCCATGCATTCGGTGATCGACATGGGGGCCAGCATCAGCGCCGCCCACGGCATGGCCAAGGTCAACGCCATCGCCGGCAGAGAGGAGAAGCCGGTGGCGGTCATCGGCGATTCCACCTTCTTCCATTCGGGGATGACCGGGTTGCTGAGCATGGCCTACAACGGCGGCAATGCCCTGGTCATCATCATGGACAACCGCACCACAGGCATGACCGGCGGGCAGGAAAACCCCGGCTCCGGCCAGACCCTGCAGGGCACTCCGGCCAAGCAGGTCGAGATCGCCCCGCTGGTCAGGGCCCTGGGGATCGAAAACGTCGCCGAGCTCAACACCTATGACCTAAAGGAAACTGAGGCAATCATCAAAAAAGGGCTCGAAACCCCCGGCCCCTACGTCCTGATCGACAAGAACCCCTGCATCCTCCGCTACCGGATCAAGAAGCCCGCACTGACCGTCGATCCAGACAAGTGCACCGGCTGCCGCGCCTGCCTCAAGGTGGGGTGCATGGCCCTGGGCCTGACCGCCTCCGGCGACAAACCGAAGGTTCGGATCGACCCCAATGTCTGCAACGGGTGCGGTATCTGTAAACAGACGTGCAAATTCGACGCGATGTCCGAGGTCTAAAGGAGGAGTCTATGGAAACTCTCAATATCGTAATCGCCGGCGTCGGCGGCCAGGGGGTTCTGATGGCCTCCAAGGTACTCGCCGAATGCGCCCTGGTCAGCGGGCTGGATGTCAAGCAGAACGAAGTTCACGGGATGGCTCAGCGGGGCGGCAGCGTCATCAGCTTCGTCCGCATCGGCGACCGGATTTACTCCCCGGTGGTCCTGCCGGGAACGGCCGACATCCTGATCTCCTTCGAACCCCTCGAGGCCCTGAGGTATGTCCACTACCTCAAGCCCGGCGGCAGGCTGATTTACAGCAAGGTCACCATCAACCCCAGCACCGTGGCGGCGGGCCTGGCCGTCTACCCCACCGATGTCGAGGAGCAGATCGCCCGCCTATGCGGCAATGCCCATGGGATCGAGGCTCTTTCCATCGCCAAGGAGGCCGGCAACGCCAAGGCCGTCAACATGGTCATGGTCGGCTCGGTGATGAAGAATCTGCCCTTCAAACCGGAGGTCATCAAGGACGTGGTCAGGGAGGTCTCCAAGGGAAAGGGGGCCGACGTCAACCTGAAGGCACTCGAAGGCGGCGCTGCCGCTGCCTAACTCCGTGAGGGGTGAGGAGAAAACTCATAAGATTTGTCACCCCTCACCCCTCACGTCTCACCTGTTTCGAAGGGAGGTTTCCATGAAGCTGAAGCAACTCTCCATTTTTCTCGAAAATGCCCCCGGCCGCCTTTTCGAAACGACCGAGGCCCTCGGAGAGGCGGGCCTCAATTTGAGATCGCTCTGCATCTGCGACAGCTCCCACGACTTCGGTGTACTGCGGATTCTCGTCTCCGATGTGGCGACGGCACGCCGGGTGATCATGCAGAAGCAACTTCCGGCCCGGGTCGACGAGGTCGTCGCGGCCGAGATCGAAGACACGCCCGGCAGCCTGGCCAGGGCCCTCAAGTCCTTCCAGGGAACCAAGGTCAATGTCGAGTACATGTACGCACTGGCCGGAACGGGAATCTCCTCAGGCAAAGCGGTGATGGTCTTCCGTTTCAGCGACAATGATCGGGCCATCGAGATCCTCCAGGACGCCGGCGTCAAGCTTCTCGATGCCGAGGCCTTCGGGATCCTCGAAAATCCGAGTTAGTTTCTGTCCGGAAACTCGTCAGTGTACATTCGGAGTTTCCGGATGTACACGAGCTAGATCTACACTGTCAGACCCCTAGTCCAAGGAGTGCGCGATATGAAAGGTGAAAGCAGCTTCCAGCCGAAAAAATTCGCGGTCATCGGTGCCGGTCCCGTCGGCGGGATCGTCGCGGCCTTTCTCGCCAAGGGCGGTTACGATGTCACACTCTGCGACGTGATTCCGAGCCTTCTCGAGCCAGCCCTTGATCCCGGAATCCTCATAGAAGGGACCGACCACTTCCAGGCCAGGGTGACCAGAACAACCACCAACGTCGATGACCTTGCCGATGACCCGCCCGATGTGGTGGTTGTCACCGTCAAGGCCACCGCCCTGCCCCTGATCGCCTCGGCCCTTGAGAACATCGTCACCGAGGGGCGTTACGTCGTGAGCTGGCAGAACGGCATCGACACCGAACTGGTCCTGGCGGAGCAGCTCGGCTCCAGAGCGGTCATGCGGGCGGTTGTCAACTTCGGATGCACCCTGGTGAAGCCCGGGCGCATCCACATGTCCTTCCATCATCGTCCCCACTTCCTCCAGGAGCTCGACCCCGCTTCCAGGGACGCGGCCGTCGGCATCTGCAACGCCCTGACCGAGTGCGGCCTCGATACCCGTCATACCGACCAGATTGCCGACATGGTCTGGCGCAAGGCGGTTCTGAACTCCTGCATGAATCCCATCTGCGCCGTCACCGGCAAGACCATGGCCGAGGCCATCAGCGATCCGATCATCTTCAACCTGGTCGACTCTCTCATCAAAGAAGGGGTCGCCGTGGCTCGCGCCAATGAATTTTCCCTCGGCTCGAACTTTTACCCCTATGGCATCAATTACCTGAAAAACGCAGGGCACCACAAACCCTCCATGCTCCAGGACATCGAGGCGAAGCGGCGGACCGAAGTCGACTACATCAACGGGAAAATCGTCGAATACGGTGCTCAGGCCGGCATGCCCACCCCCTTCAACACCATGATACGAGGTCTGGTCAAGGCGCTCGAGCCCTGATGCGCAATAGGTCCCCTCTGTCCAGCAAGGGAGATATCAATGAAGCTCAAACAATTATCCATCTTTCTCGAAAACGCCCCCGGCCGCCTGTACGAGGTCACCAAGGCTTTCGGCGATCTCGGCATCAACCTGAGGGCGCATGTCATCTGCGATACTACCCATGACTTCGGCGTCCTGCGGATTCTGGTCTCCGATCTCGCAACCGCCCGCGGGATGATCATGGACAAGTACATTCCCGCACGGGTCGACGAGGTAGTCGCTACCGAGCTAGAAGATACCCCGGGCAGCCTGGCGGAAGTCCTCAAACTGTTCCTG
The Desulfuromonas sp. TF DNA segment above includes these coding regions:
- a CDS encoding ketopantoate reductase family protein; the encoded protein is MKGESSFQPKKFAVIGAGPVGGIVAAFLAKGGYDVTLCDVIPSLLEPALDPGILIEGTDHFQARVTRTTTNVDDLADDPPDVVVVTVKATALPLIASALENIVTEGRYVVSWQNGIDTELVLAEQLGSRAVMRAVVNFGCTLVKPGRIHMSFHHRPHFLQELDPASRDAAVGICNALTECGLDTRHTDQIADMVWRKAVLNSCMNPICAVTGKTMAEAISDPIIFNLVDSLIKEGVAVARANEFSLGSNFYPYGINYLKNAGHHKPSMLQDIEAKRRTEVDYINGKIVEYGAQAGMPTPFNTMIRGLVKALEP
- a CDS encoding amino acid-binding protein; the encoded protein is MKLKQLSIFLENAPGRLYEVTKAFGDLGINLRAHVICDTTHDFGVLRILVSDLATARGMIMDKYIPARVDEVVATELEDTPGSLAEVLKLFLGSKVNVEYMYAVAGGKLGKAVMIFRFSDNDKAIEILHANNVKVLDAEAFGMVESQPSE
- a CDS encoding indolepyruvate oxidoreductase subunit beta, whose protein sequence is METLNIVIAGVGGQGVLMASKVLAECALVSGLDVKQNEVHGMAQRGGSVISFVRIGDRIYSPVVLPGTADILISFEPLEALRYVHYLKPGGRLIYSKVTINPSTVAAGLAVYPTDVEEQIARLCGNAHGIEALSIAKEAGNAKAVNMVMVGSVMKNLPFKPEVIKDVVREVSKGKGADVNLKALEGGAAAA
- the iorA gene encoding indolepyruvate ferredoxin oxidoreductase subunit alpha; the protein is MTKQIISGNEAIALGFGDSGGVFASGYPGTPSTETLEEVARLGEVYCEWAPNEKVALESAIGASIAGGRALSTMKHVGVNVAADPLLTLNHTGVNAGLILMVSDDPGMHSSQNEQDSRNYAKFAKIPMLDPANSQEAYDFVRAGFEISEQFDAPVMLRTTTRISHAKGLVQPKEKIEPKIGEWVKDVPKYVMLPNFARIKHPQIEERLLKLQEFAETSELNRIEMGDKDLGIITSGISYQHVKEAFPNASVLKLGLVHPLPPKKIKEFAGSVKRLMVVEELDAIFEEQIRAMGIRVDIGKNKISYCGEVNAEIIRAAAGESVSAKAMAPVEKLPARPPVFCSGCAHRGLFTILAKLKTFVSGDIGCYTLGALPPMNAMHSVIDMGASISAAHGMAKVNAIAGREEKPVAVIGDSTFFHSGMTGLLSMAYNGGNALVIIMDNRTTGMTGGQENPGSGQTLQGTPAKQVEIAPLVRALGIENVAELNTYDLKETEAIIKKGLETPGPYVLIDKNPCILRYRIKKPALTVDPDKCTGCRACLKVGCMALGLTASGDKPKVRIDPNVCNGCGICKQTCKFDAMSEV
- a CDS encoding amino acid-binding protein, whose translation is MKLKQLSIFLENAPGRLFETTEALGEAGLNLRSLCICDSSHDFGVLRILVSDVATARRVIMQKQLPARVDEVVAAEIEDTPGSLARALKSFQGTKVNVEYMYALAGTGISSGKAVMVFRFSDNDRAIEILQDAGVKLLDAEAFGILENPS